The genomic region GCGCTCGACGCGCTCGCCGCCGGCCTGCGCGTCACCGTCGTCGAGCGCGGACGCGACGTGCAGACGCGCCGCCACGCGCTCGCGGCGGCGAACCGGGGGCAGGCGATCGACCCCGACTCGAACTACTGCTTCGGCGAGGGCGGGGCGGGGACCTACTCCGACGGCAAGCTCTACGCGCGCGCCGGACGGCGCGACGCCGTGCGCGGCGTGCTCGAGCTGCTGGTCGCGCACGGTGCGCCGCTCGACGTGCTGACGAGCTGGCGGCCGCACATCGGCTCGAACCGCCTGCCGCGGGTCGTGGCGGCGTTGCGCGAGAGCATCCGCAGCGGCGGCGGCCGCGTGCGTTTCGCCACGCGCGCCGTGGCGCTGGTGGTCGAGGACGGGCGCGTGGCCGGCGTCGTCGTGCGCGACGTCGACGAGGGTGCGACCGAGACGCTGCCGGCCGCGGCGGTCGTCCTCGCCACCGGCCACAGCGCGCCCGATGCGCTCGCGATGCTCCGCCGCGCGGGCGCACCGCTCGCCGCGAAGGGCTTCGCGCTCGGCGTGCGCATCGAGCATCCGCAGCCGTGGCTCGACCAGCGGCAGTACGGCGGCCTGCGCGACGCCTGCGCGCTGCCGGCCGCGTTCTACGAGCTCACGGCGCAGGTCGACGCCCGCGGCGTCTACAGCTTCTGCATGTGTCCGGGCGGCTTCATCGTGCCGGCCAGCACGGCGTCGTCGCGCGTGGTCGTGAACGGCATGAGTCTGCGCCGCCGCGACTCGCCGTTCGCGAACTCGGGGCTCGTCGTGCAGCTCGAGCCGGCCGACTGGTGCGGCGACGCGGGACGCGCCCTCGGGCTCGACCTGGTCGCCGGTCCGTTGCCCGAGCATCCCGACGCCGACCCGCTCTTCGGCGTCCGCCTCCAGGAGGGGCTCGAGACGCGGGCGGCGCAGGCCGGCGGCGGCGGCAACCGCGCGCCCGTGCAGCGCGCCGACGCGTTCGTCGAGGGCCGCGGCGCCACGCCCGCGCCGCTCGCGACGAGCTATCGGCCCGGGCTCGTCGCGACCGACCTCGCCACCGTGCTGCCGCCCGGGATCGTGGCCCGCCTGCGCGTCGCCATGCGCACGTTCGACGCGCGTCTGCCCGGCTTCGCGGGGGCGGAGGGGCAGCTCGTGGGGGTGGAGACGCGCACCAGCTCGCCGGTGCGCGTGCTGCGCGATCCCGAAACGCTGGAGAGCCCGGGCGTCGCCGGGCTCCATCCCGCCGGCGAGGGCGCCGGCTGGGCCGGCGGCATCGTCTCCGCCGCGCTCGACGGCCGCCGCGTCGCACGTGCGCTCGCGCGGCGCCTCCTCGGCTGACACGCCGCCGCTCCGACTGCTTGCCCCCCAGGCGGGCGCTCGTCATTGGTGGTGCATGCGCCTTCGCGTCGCCCTCCTGGCCTCGACGACCCTGTTGGCCCTCGCGTTCGCCGGCTGCGGTGACGTCGCCGATCCCACGAAGGAGCGGGTCGCCGCGCTCGAGAGCCGCCTCGCCGACCTCGACCGCCGCCTCTCCGCCGTCGAGACCGGTCTCCCCGACACGAAGGCCCTGCGTGACCAACTCGCCGCCGTCGACACCCGCCTGACGGGCGTCGAAGGCCGGGTGACGAAGCTCCAGGAAGCCCCGCCGGTCGCGCCGTCCGCCGCGGCGGGCGCCGGCGCGATCACCGGCGCCGCCGCCGCGCGCCGCGGCCAGCCCGACGTCGAGCAGCGCCAGCGCGCCCAGGCGATGACGAATCTGGGCGCGGAGTACCGCCGCAAGCTCGCCGAGCTGAACGCCGCCCGCGGCGACGAGGTCGATCCGCGCGAGCGGGCGGCCCAGCGGCGCGAGCTCTCCCGCTGGTTCCGTGAGCAGCGGCGGGCGCTGCTCACCGGGGAGGCGCCGGCGGGAGGGACGGAGGAGTGATGGTGCGGCGGGCGGGGCGCGGGGTCCCCGTGCCCGCTCCGGTCCTCGCTCCAGGCGCGCTCCCCACGTCGCGCGGGCGCTGCCGAGCCTCGGGCGCGCGCCAGGCGCTGCGGGTCGCGCCGAGGGGAACCGCGCGCCCCCCCTCCCGCGCCTCCGTCACCCCGCATTCACGGCCGGAGACGACGCCTGCAGGTCGAGCGACAGCGTGGAGATCGTCGCGCGATGCTTCCCCGTGCGCACCATCTCGATGCGCTCGACGAACTCCACGTCGATCGCCATGCCCGCGCCGAGGTACTCGCGCAGGAGCGCCAGCAACGCGGCGAACTGCGCGTCGGTGTGGCGCAGGCCCTTCACGACGCGGAGGCGGATCGCGCCGCGGTGCTCCTGGACGACCTGGTACTGGCGGACGACGTGGTCGAAGTCCTTGAAGAGGTGCGCGAAGAAGGTGCCGGGGATGTAGGCGCCGTTCTCGGCGACGATGATGGCCTGCACGCGGCCCTCGATGCGGCCGATGCGCGGCAGGCCGCGGCCGCAGGTGCAGACCGTGTCGTCGTCCATCGCCACGGCGAGGTCGCCGACGCGGTAGCGGATGAGCGGCATGCAGAAGTTCGTGAGGTCGGTGATCACGACCTCGCCCATCTCGCCCGGGCGTGCGGGGAGGCCGTCCTTCAGGATCTCGACGACGTAGCTCTCCGCGACCACGTGGTGGCCGTCGTGGGCCTCGCACTCCCAGGCGATGCCGGAGAACTCGCGGCTGCCGTACTTGTCGAAGACGCCGCAGCCGAACGCCTTCTCGATCACCTCGCGGCTGTGATCGGGCAGCGCCTGCGCCGACGAGATGAGACCCTTCGGGCGCAGCCCGGGGAGACCGTGGTGCTTCAGGAACCAGGCGAGGAAGTTGAACGACTCGGCGTAGCCGTCGATCAGGACGGGACGGTGGCGGCGCAGCGCGTCGACGAAGCGCGCGATGTTCGCGTCCGTCATCTCGAACGCCGGGATGAACAGGCGGCGGTTGAACCAGGCGTCGATGCGCTCGCGCAGGATCTGCGACCAGGTCATGCCGATGGTCTGGTGCCAGAGACGGGCCGTGCGGTCGCCGAAGCGGTAGCCGGTCCACTCCATGCTCCGCTGCGTCGCGGCCCAGCGGATCTCGAGCTGATGCTGGTCGGCGTAGCAGACGAGGGGCTCGCCGGTGGAGCCGCTGGTGGTGACCTTTTGGATGCGGCGCTTGTCGTGGTTGTCCGAGAGGAGATCGAAGTAGAGGTGCTCGCGGACGTCGTCCTTCGAGAGCAGCGGCAGCTTGCGCAGGTCGTCGAGCGTCTGGATGTCCTCGGGCCCGAGCCCGAGCGCGTCCATGCGCTCCCGCCAGTAGGCGGTGTGGTGGTACGCCTGCGCGACCAGACGCCGCAGCTTGCGCTCCTGGAGGGCGCGGACCTGCGCGGGCCCGAGCCACTGCGTGCGCAGCAGCTCGTCGTAGTAGTGCCGCGCCTGCCGCGTGATCATCCAGTGGTGCACCGGCATGGTCGCGAAGAACAGGCGCATCCAGAGCGCGCGCCAGCCGCGCAGGGGCGGCGTCGCGCGCGCCGGCGGATTGTCGCGCAGGAAGTCGGCCATCGCGCCTTCGCGCTTCGGCGCCAGGCGGAACTCGACCCACGCCTTGGCGACGTCGACGAGCGACCACAGGATCGCGCGCAGGGGCAGGGCGCCCAGGAACGAGGTGCCGAGGAGGCGCTTGTCGAAGAGCGTCTCGATCTCGCGCACGGTGTAGCCGCGCGACTGCGCCGCGACGCGGATGAAGGTCTGGTAGTAGCGATAGCGGTAGCGGTGGGTGAGGACGTCCTCGAGCACCTCGCGCCGCGCCAGGACGAAGCCGGACTTGTTGTCCCGCGCGCGCATCCCGAAGAGGCCGTTCAGGATCGCGTTGAGGCCGATCGAGAACCAGTAGCGATGGTCGCGCTCGCGGCCGATCGTGCTGCGCCAGCCCTGCACGAGGTCGGCGCCCGACTGACGCAGCTCGCGCAGCAGGCGCGGGACGTCCTCGGGCAGGTTCTGCAGGTCGGCGTCGATGAAGCAGACGTAGGTGCCGTGCGACGCGCGCAGGCCCGAGCGCCAGCCCTCCTCGATGCCGCGATTCACCGGATGGCGCACGACGACGAGGCTCGGGTAGGCGGCCTGGAGCCGCGCCGTCACGGCGGGGGTGTCGTCGGTGCTGCCGTCGTCGACGAGGACGATCTCGCCGCGCACGTCCTTCTTGCGCAGGGCACGGTCGAGCCGCTCGACCAGCTCGGGCAGGTTGCCGGCCTCGTTCAGGCAGGGCGCGACGACGGAGACGGTGGGCGTCATGCCGCCGGCGCCTCCCGCATCCAGGCCCAGGTGCGCGCGAGCCCCTCGGCGAGCGGCACGCGCGGCGTCCAGTCGAGCGCCGCCCGGATGCGGGCGTTGGTGCCGGCGCGGCACGAGCCCGCGGTCCAGTCGGGCGGCTCGTGGACCGGCGCCAGCGCGCTGCCGGCGGCCGTGCACATGGCGGCGGTGAGCTCCGCGACGCGGACGGCGACGCCCGAGGCGACGTTCAGGAGCGCGCCGCTCGTCGGCGCGCAGAGCGCGCGCAGCGTCGCCGCGACGACGTCGTCGACGTAGACGTAGTCGAGCGCCTGGCGGCCGTCGCCGAAGATGCGCGGCGCCTCGCCGCGGGCGAGCCGCTCGAAGTTGCGCAGGATGACCGACTTGTAGCCCATCCCGGCGAACTGGCGCGGCCCGTAGACGAAGAAGTAGCGCAGCACGTCGCCGTGCATGCCGTCCGGCGACGCGTAGTGCGCGAGCAGGCGCTCGCCGCAGAGCTTCGAGATGCCGTAGATCGTCGCCGGCAGCGGCACCTCGGCCTCGTCCATCGGCGGACCCGTGAGGCGCCCGTAGGCATAGAGCGACGACGCGAACACGGTCTTGCGGACGCCCGCCGCGGCGGCGCACTCGAAGAGGAGTCGGGTGCCGAGGACGTTGGCGGTCAGGACGGCGTCGGGATCGTCGCGCGACTGGTTGTGCTTCTCGGCGGCGAGGTGGACCAGCAGGTCGGCGCCGCGACACGCGTCCTCGAGCACCGCACGCGGCGCGTGGCCCAGGGTCGCGCGCACGAGGCGGATACGGTCGGCGTCGGCGCCGAGGTTGGCGGCGTCGCCGTAGCGCAGGCTGTCGAGCACGACCACGCGGCTGCCCTCGGCGAGGAGGCGGCGCACGAGGTGCGAGCCGATGAAGCCGCAGCCGCCCGTCACGAGGACGGTGGCGTCACGCAGGGCGGGCAGGTCGCCGGTCGGCTGGGCGCTCATCGGGGATCGCGCGCCTGTCGCGGCGCGGGGACCGGCGACGCGCGTGCGCAGGCCATAGCATCGCCGCCGCGAAGCCGTAAACCGCCGTCGTCGTGGCGCACCTGTGGGGGCGGCGGCAGG from bacterium harbors:
- a CDS encoding FAD-dependent oxidoreductase; protein product: MPREVVLTLPPSAEEPSLDAAALRTLLGRAGVPAGVLGEARVRRVSFDARRRERCWRIVVDVWAPGEPVPPSPRTTPAVLVPPAPGAPHVVVVGSGPAGLCCALDALAAGLRVTVVERGRDVQTRRHALAAANRGQAIDPDSNYCFGEGGAGTYSDGKLYARAGRRDAVRGVLELLVAHGAPLDVLTSWRPHIGSNRLPRVVAALRESIRSGGGRVRFATRAVALVVEDGRVAGVVVRDVDEGATETLPAAAVVLATGHSAPDALAMLRRAGAPLAAKGFALGVRIEHPQPWLDQRQYGGLRDACALPAAFYELTAQVDARGVYSFCMCPGGFIVPASTASSRVVVNGMSLRRRDSPFANSGLVVQLEPADWCGDAGRALGLDLVAGPLPEHPDADPLFGVRLQEGLETRAAQAGGGGNRAPVQRADAFVEGRGATPAPLATSYRPGLVATDLATVLPPGIVARLRVAMRTFDARLPGFAGAEGQLVGVETRTSSPVRVLRDPETLESPGVAGLHPAGEGAGWAGGIVSAALDGRRVARALARRLLG
- a CDS encoding glycosyltransferase, producing MTPTVSVVAPCLNEAGNLPELVERLDRALRKKDVRGEIVLVDDGSTDDTPAVTARLQAAYPSLVVVRHPVNRGIEEGWRSGLRASHGTYVCFIDADLQNLPEDVPRLLRELRQSGADLVQGWRSTIGRERDHRYWFSIGLNAILNGLFGMRARDNKSGFVLARREVLEDVLTHRYRYRYYQTFIRVAAQSRGYTVREIETLFDKRLLGTSFLGALPLRAILWSLVDVAKAWVEFRLAPKREGAMADFLRDNPPARATPPLRGWRALWMRLFFATMPVHHWMITRQARHYYDELLRTQWLGPAQVRALQERKLRRLVAQAYHHTAYWRERMDALGLGPEDIQTLDDLRKLPLLSKDDVREHLYFDLLSDNHDKRRIQKVTTSGSTGEPLVCYADQHQLEIRWAATQRSMEWTGYRFGDRTARLWHQTIGMTWSQILRERIDAWFNRRLFIPAFEMTDANIARFVDALRRHRPVLIDGYAESFNFLAWFLKHHGLPGLRPKGLISSAQALPDHSREVIEKAFGCGVFDKYGSREFSGIAWECEAHDGHHVVAESYVVEILKDGLPARPGEMGEVVITDLTNFCMPLIRYRVGDLAVAMDDDTVCTCGRGLPRIGRIEGRVQAIIVAENGAYIPGTFFAHLFKDFDHVVRQYQVVQEHRGAIRLRVVKGLRHTDAQFAALLALLREYLGAGMAIDVEFVERIEMVRTGKHRATISTLSLDLQASSPAVNAG
- a CDS encoding NAD-dependent epimerase/dehydratase family protein, whose protein sequence is MSAQPTGDLPALRDATVLVTGGCGFIGSHLVRRLLAEGSRVVVLDSLRYGDAANLGADADRIRLVRATLGHAPRAVLEDACRGADLLVHLAAEKHNQSRDDPDAVLTANVLGTRLLFECAAAAGVRKTVFASSLYAYGRLTGPPMDEAEVPLPATIYGISKLCGERLLAHYASPDGMHGDVLRYFFVYGPRQFAGMGYKSVILRNFERLARGEAPRIFGDGRQALDYVYVDDVVAATLRALCAPTSGALLNVASGVAVRVAELTAAMCTAAGSALAPVHEPPDWTAGSCRAGTNARIRAALDWTPRVPLAEGLARTWAWMREAPAA